In a single window of the Acyrthosiphon pisum isolate AL4f chromosome X, pea_aphid_22Mar2018_4r6ur, whole genome shotgun sequence genome:
- the LOC107884288 gene encoding putative E3 ubiquitin-protein ligase XBAT34 — translation MVNMMEIDNRRREVEIQNIPFVQVPINLPLPPNSNICVVCKDLERTHALIPCGHKALCGNCAELLHPKRCPSCKANFSSTLRIWS, via the coding sequence ATGGTCAACATGATGGAAATAGATAATCGGAGACGAGAAGTAGAGATACAAAATATTCCTTTTGTGCAAGTACCTATAAATCTTCCTTTGCCACCAAACAGCAATATATGTGTAGTGTGCAAAGATTTAGAAAGAACACATGCCTTGATCCCATGTGGCCATAAAGCATTATGTGGTAATTGTGCCGAATTGTTGCACCCAAAGCGTTGTCCATCGTGCAAAGCGAATTTCAGTTCAACTCTACGTATTTGGTCATAA
- the LOC115033225 gene encoding uncharacterized protein LOC115033225, whose translation MRNIRRKGLTTYLKNSHEAQMCVKMFAALALLPANLIEEGYQCIRQHARNNNLQLTPFFNYFNSFWLRIVGPETFSVHGIARRTNNNVENFHGRLKEKFQTSHPNLWTFLKHLNELSLKNHITIAQLSQGQKVSRPVKIKYIANSERIKIATAQLNLGTINVSDFLIQCSYTAETYIREEFNWYTLVEPNLIVDNDDLTQSDGDDSVILKYTLIKN comes from the exons ATGAGAAACATTCGACGAAAAGGCCTAACAACCTATTTAAAAAACTCTCATGAGGCACAAATGTGTGTAAAAATGTTTGCCGCATTGGCACTTCTTCCAGCAAATCTAATTGAAGAAGGCTATCAATGTATACGGCAACATGCaaggaataataatttacaactaaCTCCATTCTTCAATTACTTTAACAG CTTTTGGTTACGGATAGTAGGCCCAGAAACATTTTCTGTTCATGGAATCGCTAGGAGAACAAATAACAATGTTGAAAATTTCCATGgacgtttaaaagaaaaatttcagaCTTCCCATCCAAacctatggacatttttaa AACATTTGAATGAACTAAGTTTAAAAAACCACATTACCATTGCACAATTAAGTCAAGGTCAAAAAGTATCCAGaccagttaaaataaaatacattgccAATTCAGAACGCATAAAAATTGCAACTGCACAATTAAATCTAGGAACAATTAATGTGTctgattttttaattcaatgttcCTATACCGCAGAGACTTATATTCGAGAAGAATTTAACTGGTACACTCTTGTCGAACCTAACCTTATAGTTGATAatg ATGATCTCACACAATCGGATGGAGATGATAGTGTGATTCTTAAGtacacattaattaaaaattaa